One Sulfuriferula thiophila DNA window includes the following coding sequences:
- a CDS encoding sensor histidine kinase, with amino-acid sequence MNTENGSQIDLKTVLALNIHEIKNLMALLMLKLDAIKSENREVGDARLLCHRVNDCMEQMLLLFNLQTERLTPSIEAHSPADFIEEFVQNAVVLAGDKIAIEMNVDAAPEYWFFDRDLIEMAMLNAVHNALRYANKRIIISAALQNGELALTVQDDGAGFPQAILDDPVGSLVSQRYEEMGLGLFFADIIAKAHVNKDRQGKLLLHNTGQNQGGVFTLQLP; translated from the coding sequence ATGAATACAGAGAATGGATCCCAGATTGATTTAAAGACAGTTCTTGCATTAAATATTCATGAAATCAAAAATTTAATGGCATTGCTGATGTTGAAGCTGGATGCGATTAAATCTGAAAACAGAGAAGTGGGTGACGCAAGATTGTTATGTCATCGCGTTAATGATTGTATGGAGCAGATGTTGTTGTTATTTAATCTGCAGACAGAGCGTTTAACACCAAGCATCGAGGCACATTCACCTGCTGATTTTATTGAAGAGTTTGTACAAAATGCAGTTGTATTGGCCGGGGATAAAATCGCAATTGAAATGAATGTTGATGCTGCACCTGAGTATTGGTTTTTTGATCGTGACTTGATTGAGATGGCGATGCTTAATGCTGTGCATAACGCGTTACGTTATGCCAATAAACGTATCATCATAAGCGCAGCATTGCAAAATGGCGAGCTAGCGTTGACCGTTCAGGATGATGGTGCTGGATTTCCACAGGCGATTCTGGATGATCCGGTGGGGTCATTAGTCAGCCAGCGTTATGAAGAGATGGGCTTGGGACTGTTCTTTGCGGATATTATTGCTAAAGCGCATGTAAATAAAGACCGCCAAGGTAAATTATTATTGCATAATACAGGGCAAAATCAGGGTGGTGTGTTTACTTTGCAATTGCCGTGA
- a CDS encoding tetratricopeptide repeat-containing response regulator — protein sequence MIDFSKKRALIIDDSPAMCSSLRTTLSNFGITRCEMSNTANEAVFRIRQREFDIIVCDYCLGDGSDGQQILEQLRKSALIAPTVAFLMVTAERGYEKVVSCAELAPDDYLLKPFTAETMRIRLERVFEKKDVFAPIHALIANGKAEDAIVECDRILNLKSKFAIDLIRLKGELLITLGRHDEARALYEQVVAARAIPWARIGLAKTLSMGGHDEEAIEALELAIAETPQYLEAYDLLAQVHEHKGNADLAQSILEKAVDISPNTLSRQSKIGEMAYRNGDLEKAKKAFGIVVNKGKYSFFRSHNDFVNLSRVLLDDGKHEDALSTIADARKSFDKTPELDLASSVMESLIYQGAARQVESEKALANALEIKKEHGLHLPDAVTIDMAKSCFLNNKADEARALVKDVISNFYDDEMVQKSVRKMLENVGRADESQDLIENSVSAVIKLNNEGVLLAKKGDLAGAIELLVTASKRMPQNVQVALNAAHALIVDSDRNGWNEANMQMAKSLIDQHFAKHQNLEKFKKISTLFKDISLKFGVKIK from the coding sequence ATGATAGATTTTAGCAAAAAGAGGGCGCTGATTATCGATGACAGCCCGGCGATGTGTTCATCTTTACGCACGACTTTAAGTAATTTCGGGATTACGCGCTGCGAAATGTCCAATACGGCTAATGAGGCTGTATTTCGAATCCGGCAGCGGGAATTCGATATTATTGTCTGTGACTATTGCTTAGGGGATGGTAGCGATGGTCAGCAAATTCTGGAGCAGCTGCGTAAAAGTGCATTGATTGCGCCTACGGTCGCATTCCTCATGGTGACGGCTGAGCGGGGTTACGAAAAAGTAGTGTCGTGCGCCGAGCTTGCTCCAGACGATTATCTGCTCAAGCCATTTACTGCGGAAACCATGCGCATTCGTCTGGAACGGGTTTTTGAAAAGAAGGATGTGTTTGCGCCTATCCATGCGTTAATCGCTAATGGTAAAGCAGAAGATGCTATCGTTGAATGTGACCGCATCCTGAATCTCAAGAGTAAGTTTGCAATTGATCTGATCCGGCTGAAAGGCGAATTGTTGATTACCTTGGGTCGCCATGATGAAGCGCGGGCTTTGTATGAACAGGTAGTTGCCGCCAGAGCTATTCCCTGGGCGCGTATCGGCCTGGCTAAAACCCTGAGCATGGGTGGTCATGATGAAGAAGCTATTGAGGCGCTGGAGCTGGCAATTGCTGAGACGCCGCAATATCTGGAGGCGTATGATTTATTGGCGCAAGTGCATGAACACAAAGGCAATGCTGATTTAGCTCAGAGCATACTGGAAAAGGCGGTAGATATTTCACCTAATACGCTATCGCGCCAGTCCAAAATTGGTGAAATGGCATACCGTAACGGTGATTTGGAAAAGGCAAAAAAAGCCTTTGGAATTGTTGTGAACAAGGGGAAATATTCATTCTTTCGATCACACAATGATTTCGTTAATCTGTCGCGGGTATTGTTAGATGACGGCAAGCATGAAGATGCGTTAAGTACGATAGCGGATGCGAGAAAGTCATTTGATAAAACGCCTGAACTTGATCTGGCCAGTTCAGTGATGGAAAGTCTGATTTATCAGGGCGCGGCTCGTCAGGTGGAGTCTGAAAAAGCACTGGCAAATGCATTGGAGATCAAGAAAGAGCATGGTTTACATTTGCCGGACGCGGTTACTATCGATATGGCGAAGAGTTGCTTTCTGAATAATAAAGCGGATGAAGCCAGAGCGCTGGTTAAGGATGTTATCAGTAATTTCTATGACGACGAGATGGTGCAGAAGTCGGTACGTAAAATGCTGGAAAATGTCGGGCGTGCTGATGAAAGTCAGGATTTGATTGAGAATAGTGTAAGCGCGGTGATCAAGCTCAACAATGAAGGCGTATTGCTGGCCAAGAAGGGGGACTTGGCCGGTGCGATCGAGTTGCTGGTAACGGCTTCAAAACGCATGCCGCAGAATGTTCAAGTTGCGCTGAATGCGGCACATGCATTAATTGTCGATAGCGATCGTAATGGCTGGAATGAGGCTAATATGCAGATGGCAAAATCGCTGATCGATCAGCACTTTGCAAAACACCAGAATTTAGAGAAGTTTAAGAAAATAAGCACATTGTTTAAAGATATCAGTCTCAAATTCGGGGTGAAAATTAAATGA
- a CDS encoding thymidylate synthase, with the protein MRQYLDLMRHVQQHGTVKSDRTGTGTVSVFGYQMRFDLSQGFPLVTTKKCHLRSIIHELLWFLQGDTNIRYLKENGVKIWDEWADENGDLGPVYGKQWRSWPTPDGGHIDQIARILHDLKHNPDSRRIIVSAWNVAELDQMALAPCHAFFQFYVADGKLSCQLYQRSADIFLGVPFNIASYALLTMMVAQVSGLEVGDFVHTLGDAHLYSNHLEQASEQLTRTPRALPVMRINPAVKDLFEFRFEDFELVGYDPHPPIKAPVAV; encoded by the coding sequence ATGCGCCAATATTTAGATTTGATGCGGCATGTACAACAGCATGGCACTGTGAAATCTGATCGCACCGGCACGGGTACTGTATCGGTATTCGGTTACCAGATGCGTTTTGATTTGAGCCAGGGATTCCCGCTGGTAACCACTAAAAAGTGCCATTTGCGTTCAATTATTCACGAATTGCTCTGGTTCCTGCAAGGGGATACCAATATTCGTTATTTGAAAGAAAATGGCGTAAAAATCTGGGATGAGTGGGCTGATGAAAATGGGGATTTAGGCCCGGTATATGGCAAACAATGGCGTAGTTGGCCTACGCCTGATGGCGGGCATATCGATCAGATAGCGCGGATACTGCATGACCTGAAACATAATCCGGACTCGCGCCGTATTATTGTATCTGCGTGGAACGTCGCTGAACTGGATCAGATGGCACTCGCGCCTTGCCATGCTTTTTTCCAGTTTTATGTGGCTGATGGCAAACTGAGCTGTCAACTTTATCAGCGCAGTGCCGATATATTCTTAGGCGTGCCATTTAATATTGCCAGTTACGCTTTGTTGACCATGATGGTGGCGCAGGTGAGCGGGCTTGAAGTAGGTGATTTTGTGCATACTCTGGGTGATGCGCATTTGTACTCTAATCATCTGGAACAGGCCAGCGAACAGCTTACCCGTACACCGCGAGCGTTGCCGGTGATGCGCATTAATCCTGCTGTAAAGGATTTGTTTGAATTCCGGTTTGAAGATTTTGAATTAGTGGGGTATGACCCGCACCCGCCAATTAAAGCGCCTGTTGCTGTGTAG
- a CDS encoding group III truncated hemoglobin codes for MQIGEPTPRRKLEPLCDKIGRENVAIVVHDFYGRLQADPLMSPFFAGMGDFAEHEALISDYWWTVLGGKIEGPRPFDMLGRHRVMNLNMAAFDRWLQVFEATLLTHLSPELAQRWLQMAQGIADTMKRHLQVGE; via the coding sequence ATGCAAATTGGCGAACCTACCCCACGTCGTAAACTGGAACCGCTGTGTGACAAGATCGGCCGGGAAAATGTGGCTATTGTCGTTCATGATTTTTATGGTCGATTACAGGCTGATCCGTTGATGAGCCCGTTTTTTGCCGGAATGGGCGATTTTGCCGAACATGAGGCGTTAATAAGCGATTATTGGTGGACTGTGCTGGGCGGCAAAATTGAGGGCCCGCGTCCTTTTGATATGCTTGGCCGGCATCGTGTCATGAATTTGAATATGGCGGCATTCGATCGCTGGTTGCAGGTATTCGAAGCAACGCTACTGACGCATTTGTCGCCTGAACTTGCGCAACGCTGGTTGCAAATGGCGCAGGGTATTGCGGATACGATGAAACGTCATTTACAGGTAGGAGAGTAA
- a CDS encoding arginyltransferase: protein MTRLNDMPSVPLQFYLTQPYSCSYLPERIARSQVATPAHLVNSPVYSELIRAGFRRSGLFTYRPQCDGCQECVPVRVVVDEFEPNRTQRRVLKRNAALTVSVQQPYFDPEHFDLYQRYQAARHAGGGMDHDDREQYTHFLVASQVDTYLLTFREGDQVQMVSLIDRVADGFSSVYTFFNPELPARSFGVFNVLWQIDLARQFRLPYLYLGYWIADSRKMAYKQQYQPLQGLIDANWRTYPTS, encoded by the coding sequence ATGACACGATTAAACGATATGCCATCAGTACCGCTGCAGTTTTATCTAACCCAGCCTTATTCATGCAGTTATTTACCTGAACGTATTGCGCGTTCACAAGTAGCCACACCCGCGCATCTGGTTAATTCACCGGTTTACAGCGAACTTATACGTGCCGGCTTTCGCCGTAGCGGGCTGTTTACCTATCGGCCGCAATGTGATGGTTGTCAGGAATGTGTGCCGGTACGGGTAGTAGTGGATGAATTTGAACCAAACCGCACGCAACGTCGTGTGTTGAAGCGTAATGCCGCGCTGACTGTGAGCGTGCAGCAACCTTACTTCGATCCTGAGCATTTTGACTTGTATCAGCGCTATCAGGCGGCTCGGCATGCTGGTGGGGGTATGGATCATGATGACCGCGAGCAATACACGCATTTTCTGGTGGCCAGTCAGGTCGATACCTATTTGCTGACCTTCCGCGAGGGTGATCAAGTGCAGATGGTAAGCCTGATTGATCGGGTTGCTGATGGTTTTTCTTCGGTATATACGTTTTTCAATCCGGAGCTGCCCGCGCGAAGTTTTGGTGTTTTTAATGTGTTGTGGCAGATTGATCTGGCACGGCAGTTTCGATTGCCTTATCTGTATTTGGGTTACTGGATAGCCGATAGCCGTAAAATGGCATATAAGCAACAATATCAACCGTTACAAGGATTAATAGATGCAAATTGGCGAACCTACCCCACGTCGTAA
- the aat gene encoding leucyl/phenylalanyl-tRNA--protein transferase: protein MLPWLKTIEDFPPVIRALNDPSGLLAAGGSLSAEWLIAAYSRGIFPWFNAIQPILWWSPDPRMVLFPHELHVPHSLLRVIRKHHYEIRVDTAFSQVMEGCSQPRAGQDGTWISPQMIAAYTELHRLGVAHSIETWIDGELAGGLYGIALGKVFYGESMFTRVADASKIAFVHLVRQLQRWQFKVIDCQMNTAHLARFGAREIQRSEFMQLLADGVYAPSVALPWQFEDDLIE, encoded by the coding sequence ATGTTACCTTGGCTAAAAACGATTGAAGATTTTCCACCCGTAATCCGGGCCTTGAATGATCCGTCAGGATTATTGGCGGCTGGTGGTTCGTTGTCTGCCGAATGGCTGATTGCAGCTTATTCTCGTGGGATTTTCCCCTGGTTTAATGCCATTCAGCCTATTTTATGGTGGAGCCCCGACCCGCGCATGGTGTTGTTTCCGCATGAATTGCACGTACCGCATTCGTTGTTGCGCGTCATACGGAAGCATCATTATGAAATTCGGGTGGATACAGCGTTCAGCCAGGTGATGGAAGGTTGCAGTCAGCCTAGGGCCGGACAGGATGGAACATGGATAAGTCCGCAGATGATTGCTGCTTATACAGAATTGCATCGTTTGGGCGTGGCGCATAGTATTGAAACGTGGATAGATGGGGAGTTAGCGGGAGGCCTTTACGGTATTGCGTTAGGTAAAGTGTTTTACGGGGAGTCGATGTTCACACGGGTCGCTGATGCGTCTAAAATTGCTTTTGTACATTTAGTTCGGCAGTTGCAGCGCTGGCAGTTCAAGGTGATCGATTGCCAGATGAATACGGCGCATTTAGCCAGGTTCGGTGCGCGGGAAATTCAGCGTAGTGAGTTTATGCAGCTATTGGCGGATGGGGTGTACGCACCCAGTGTGGCTTTGCCATGGCAATTTGAGGATGACTTGATCGAATGA
- a CDS encoding DUF3149 domain-containing protein, translating to MLLTSRIGLMSLFTVTFAVGMMVWFTWWFLKNSKHK from the coding sequence ATGTTACTGACATCACGCATCGGTTTAATGAGTCTGTTCACAGTGACCTTTGCAGTGGGTATGATGGTATGGTTTACCTGGTGGTTTCTGAAAAACTCAAAACACAAATAA
- a CDS encoding peroxiredoxin codes for MKIVVLFGMGLLFLATVCLRTVYAADVPKPGQLAPDFALQDQSGKIQKLSDFRGKWLVLYFYPKDDTPHCTTEACQFRDDIFQIRALGAEVVGVSVDDADSHAEFAKKHGLPFPLLADKRGELAGRYGSISDYVVVKFAKRNTFIIDPDGRIAKVYESVDAAKNPRQVIADLTVLQVRRR; via the coding sequence ATGAAAATTGTTGTTTTGTTCGGAATGGGTCTGTTATTCCTGGCAACAGTCTGCTTGCGTACTGTATATGCTGCGGACGTGCCTAAGCCAGGGCAGCTTGCGCCAGATTTTGCGTTGCAGGATCAGTCGGGGAAAATACAAAAATTGTCGGATTTTCGAGGCAAGTGGCTGGTGCTGTATTTTTATCCGAAAGATGATACGCCGCATTGCACAACTGAAGCCTGCCAGTTTCGGGATGATATTTTTCAGATACGTGCGTTAGGTGCCGAAGTTGTGGGAGTGAGTGTTGACGATGCTGATTCCCATGCCGAGTTTGCCAAAAAACACGGTTTGCCATTCCCTTTGCTGGCAGATAAGCGGGGTGAATTGGCTGGGCGATATGGTTCTATCAGTGATTATGTGGTGGTGAAATTTGCCAAACGCAATACATTTATCATTGATCCTGATGGCAGGATTGCGAAGGTTTATGAGTCGGTTGATGCGGCGAAGAATCCTCGTCAGGTCATAGCTGACCTGACGGTGTTACAGGTGAGGCGACGTTAA
- a CDS encoding D-hexose-6-phosphate mutarotase — protein MSVSIETLNQQFAIPNVLRFVDAAPGMPVIEITGADASARIAVQGAQVLEWQPAGQQPVLWVSRAAVYQAGKGVRGGVPVCWPWFGAGDAGKPAHGFVRTRMWQVRETGQNDQGVFVKLGIVDDAETRALWNHAFDLELIVMAGKTLTMELVTRNTGDAPFTITDALHTYFRTGDINQTEVSGLDNTPYLDKVTGFGQSTQHGAVTFTGETDRVYLDTKAECVISDNGLNRKIYVAKAGSDSTVVWNPWIEKERGFADMAAGEYQEMLCVETCNAATDTITVAPAQSHHLLAKVSVAV, from the coding sequence ATGTCCGTAAGCATTGAAACCCTTAATCAGCAGTTTGCGATTCCGAATGTATTACGTTTTGTCGACGCTGCCCCTGGCATGCCGGTGATTGAAATTACAGGTGCTGATGCCAGTGCCCGTATTGCCGTGCAGGGCGCGCAAGTGCTGGAGTGGCAGCCAGCCGGACAACAACCGGTGTTATGGGTCAGCCGTGCTGCCGTGTATCAGGCAGGTAAGGGCGTACGTGGCGGTGTCCCAGTGTGCTGGCCCTGGTTCGGTGCGGGTGATGCAGGCAAGCCTGCGCATGGTTTCGTGCGTACCCGCATGTGGCAGGTTCGTGAAACCGGTCAAAATGACCAGGGCGTATTCGTCAAGCTGGGCATAGTTGATGACGCAGAGACGCGTGCTTTATGGAATCACGCTTTTGATCTGGAGTTGATTGTGATGGCCGGCAAAACTCTGACCATGGAATTGGTGACCCGCAATACCGGGGATGCGCCATTCACTATCACGGATGCCCTGCATACCTATTTCCGTACGGGAGATATTAATCAAACCGAAGTGTCGGGATTGGATAACACACCCTATCTGGATAAGGTAACAGGTTTCGGGCAAAGTACTCAGCACGGTGCTGTGACGTTTACCGGTGAAACCGATCGCGTCTATCTTGATACGAAAGCTGAATGTGTGATCAGTGACAATGGCTTGAATCGCAAAATTTATGTGGCTAAAGCAGGTAGCGACTCTACCGTGGTATGGAACCCATGGATAGAGAAAGAAAGGGGATTCGCAGATATGGCGGCTGGTGAGTATCAGGAAATGCTGTGTGTGGAAACCTGCAATGCCGCTACGGATACCATTACCGTTGCGCCTGCGCAAAGCCATCATTTGCTGGCCAAAGTGAGTGTCGCGGTGTAA
- a CDS encoding ABCB family ABC transporter ATP-binding protein/permease produces MRRFGSDGGQPGTADWRTVRLLLPYLWEYKWRVFIALSFLIGAKLAVVSIPIVLKHIVDNLNQPRALLTVPVALLFGYGALRLASTVFSDMRDIVFAKVTQRAIRRVGLEVFKHLHSLSLRFHLERQTGGVSRDIERGARGISSLIHLSLFSVLPTLIEISLVAGILFAKFDWVYAAITLTVLVIYIALTISITEWRTKLRRQMNEMDSQANSKAIDSLLNYETVKYFGNEEFEASRYDASLQNWEVAAVKNQTSLGMLNAAQAAIIAIGVTIMLMRASAGVVGGQLTVGDLVMINAFLIQMFIPLNFLGVMYREIKQSLTDIERLFKLLHVNREVADAPDARQLQIKGGTVVFDNVRFGYDSNRIILQGVSFTIPAGQNVAVVGTSGAGKSTLSRLMYRFYEVNDGRITIDDQDVREVTQQSLRAAIGIVPQDTVLFNDSIYYNIAYGRPTASREEIVEAARAAHILHFIESLPNTWDTTVGERGLKLSGGEKQRVAIARTLLKNPSILILDEATSALDTQTEKIIQAELKEIAKTHTTLTIAHRLSTIVDADQILVMEHGKIVERGSHRELLAADGVYAKLWTMQQQEEAEQS; encoded by the coding sequence ATGCGTCGTTTTGGTTCTGATGGTGGCCAGCCGGGTACGGCTGATTGGCGTACTGTACGGTTGCTGTTGCCATATTTATGGGAATACAAGTGGCGTGTTTTTATCGCGCTGAGTTTTCTGATTGGCGCCAAACTGGCGGTTGTCTCCATACCCATTGTCTTAAAACATATAGTCGATAATCTCAATCAGCCACGAGCGCTATTGACTGTGCCAGTGGCGTTGTTGTTCGGCTATGGCGCGTTACGTCTGGCGAGTACGGTATTTTCCGACATGCGTGACATCGTATTTGCCAAAGTCACCCAGCGGGCGATCCGGCGGGTGGGGCTGGAGGTGTTCAAACATTTGCACAGTCTGTCGTTGCGCTTTCATCTGGAACGGCAAACTGGCGGCGTGTCACGGGATATCGAGCGCGGCGCACGTGGGATTTCCTCGCTGATTCATTTAAGTCTGTTTTCGGTGTTGCCGACCCTGATTGAAATCAGTCTGGTGGCGGGGATATTGTTCGCCAAGTTTGATTGGGTCTATGCCGCGATCACGCTGACGGTGCTGGTTATTTATATTGCGTTGACGATCAGCATTACTGAATGGCGCACCAAGCTGCGCCGACAGATGAATGAGATGGATTCGCAAGCCAATAGCAAAGCGATAGACAGCCTGTTGAATTATGAAACGGTGAAATATTTCGGCAATGAGGAATTCGAAGCCAGCCGTTACGATGCCAGTTTGCAGAACTGGGAAGTGGCTGCCGTCAAGAATCAGACCTCGCTGGGCATGCTGAATGCGGCACAGGCAGCGATTATTGCGATCGGCGTAACCATCATGCTGATGCGCGCTTCGGCTGGCGTAGTGGGAGGGCAGCTTACAGTAGGCGATCTGGTGATGATTAATGCATTCCTGATCCAGATGTTCATCCCCTTGAATTTTCTGGGGGTCATGTATCGTGAAATCAAGCAGTCATTGACGGATATTGAGCGTTTGTTCAAGCTGCTGCACGTCAATCGTGAAGTGGCCGATGCGCCTGATGCCAGGCAGCTACAGATCAAGGGCGGCACAGTGGTTTTTGATAATGTACGCTTCGGCTATGACAGTAACCGCATCATCTTGCAAGGCGTCAGCTTCACCATTCCCGCGGGGCAGAATGTGGCAGTGGTGGGTACCAGCGGTGCGGGAAAATCAACCTTGTCGCGGTTAATGTACCGGTTCTATGAGGTAAACGACGGGCGCATTACTATCGATGATCAGGACGTGCGTGAAGTCACCCAGCAAAGCTTGCGTGCCGCGATTGGTATCGTGCCGCAGGATACGGTGCTGTTCAATGACAGCATCTATTACAACATCGCCTATGGCCGCCCGACTGCCAGCCGTGAAGAAATCGTCGAAGCGGCACGTGCTGCGCATATCCTGCATTTTATTGAATCCTTGCCCAATACCTGGGATACCACAGTGGGCGAGCGCGGTCTGAAACTTTCTGGCGGTGAGAAGCAGCGCGTTGCCATCGCGCGTACTCTACTCAAGAATCCATCCATCCTGATACTGGATGAAGCAACTTCGGCGCTGGATACGCAGACGGAAAAGATTATTCAGGCCGAGCTGAAAGAAATCGCCAAAACTCATACCACGCTGACCATTGCACACCGGTTGTCGACCATCGTCGATGCTGATCAGATACTGGTGATGGAGCATGGCAAGATAGTGGAGCGTGGCAGTCATCGTGAGTTGCTTGCTGCGGATGGCGTTTATGCCAAACTATGGACGATGCAGCAGCAGGAAGAAGCTGAGCAGTCCTGA
- the mltF gene encoding membrane-bound lytic murein transglycosylase MltF yields the protein MRILLFLFTLILAGCDMPNLPPVVPHPIAAPAKSGELVVLTHNGPTTYYEGADGKPSGFEYDLVTLFAQEYGYKVRFVETANLNEMFTLLSQHQAHFAAAGISALDSRKTTLQFGPPYLTVNQQVIYNTDGVKPRNFSDLKGLRVEVVAGTSHVETLRKAARNVPGLKWQEMQAKWDEESLDRLSRGEVDAVLVDSNEFDIARKFYTNLDAAFEVPQSDQLAWAFPKISDPLLLKQTQQFFQKIHRDGTLKQIVDRYYGHADRLEGADVAGFLDKMQSVLPKFRKFFQEGQSITGIDWRLLAAIGYQESHWDPFATSPTGVRGLMMMTSDTADRMGVDDRLNARQSILGGARYLALLVDQMSLKIEEPDRTWMALAAYNQGQGHLEDARILAQRRKLNPSAWCDIKQTMPLLGSSVHNATVKHGFCRGGEAVIFVENIRTYYDILVKYEKPYKPLLMSKND from the coding sequence ATGCGAATTTTATTATTCTTATTTACGCTGATTCTGGCAGGGTGTGATATGCCAAATCTGCCACCCGTCGTGCCACATCCGATCGCTGCGCCAGCGAAATCCGGCGAATTGGTAGTGTTGACACATAACGGGCCGACCACCTATTACGAAGGTGCGGATGGTAAACCGAGTGGTTTTGAATATGACCTGGTGACCTTATTCGCTCAGGAGTATGGTTACAAAGTTCGTTTTGTCGAAACGGCTAACCTGAATGAAATGTTTACGTTGCTGTCGCAACATCAGGCGCATTTTGCAGCAGCGGGTATCAGTGCGCTGGATTCACGTAAAACCACACTACAGTTTGGGCCACCTTATTTAACTGTAAATCAGCAGGTTATCTATAATACGGATGGGGTTAAACCTCGGAATTTTAGTGACTTAAAAGGTTTGCGGGTGGAAGTGGTGGCGGGAACCAGCCATGTGGAAACCCTACGCAAAGCTGCGAGAAATGTACCGGGCCTGAAGTGGCAGGAGATGCAGGCCAAGTGGGATGAAGAGTCGCTGGATCGATTGTCTCGGGGTGAAGTTGATGCGGTTCTGGTTGATTCCAACGAGTTTGATATTGCGCGTAAATTTTATACTAATCTTGATGCGGCTTTTGAAGTGCCGCAATCGGATCAATTGGCATGGGCGTTTCCGAAAATATCGGATCCGCTGTTGCTGAAACAGACCCAGCAATTTTTTCAAAAAATCCATCGTGATGGAACGTTGAAGCAGATAGTCGATCGTTATTACGGACATGCCGATAGATTAGAAGGCGCAGATGTTGCCGGTTTTCTGGATAAGATGCAGAGCGTGCTTCCTAAATTCCGCAAGTTTTTTCAGGAAGGGCAGTCAATTACCGGGATTGATTGGCGCTTACTCGCAGCAATCGGCTATCAGGAATCGCACTGGGATCCATTTGCGACGTCGCCGACAGGTGTGCGTGGTTTAATGATGATGACGTCAGATACCGCCGACAGGATGGGTGTAGACGATCGCTTAAACGCGCGACAGAGCATATTGGGCGGTGCAAGATACCTTGCGTTGCTGGTGGATCAGATGTCATTGAAAATTGAAGAGCCGGACCGTACCTGGATGGCTCTGGCGGCTTATAATCAAGGGCAAGGCCATCTGGAAGATGCGCGTATTTTGGCTCAACGGCGTAAACTTAATCCTTCGGCCTGGTGCGATATCAAGCAGACTATGCCCTTGCTTGGCAGTTCTGTCCATAATGCCACTGTCAAACATGGCTTTTGCCGTGGTGGAGAAGCCGTGATTTTCGTGGAAAATATTCGTACTTATTACGATATTCTGGTGAAGTATGAGAAACCATACAAACCTTTGCTTATGTCCAAGAATGATTAA
- a CDS encoding SRPBCC family protein, which produces MKFEHFIEINNLANHLIPPLSMEHLWQGLILRAKSPQLFIPHLDECHVLETTENTVSRVSHYGKLVIHDTVTFTPMQHVHYMVPPQGEVPASSLQMTIESPHDGMLFVRFIYDDEKGEADNAADKMYDDFRKSAYHEADIDTIRIIRELALEGRFNTPLI; this is translated from the coding sequence ATGAAATTTGAACATTTCATTGAAATCAATAACCTTGCGAATCACCTGATCCCGCCGCTTTCCATGGAACACCTGTGGCAAGGGTTGATTTTGCGTGCCAAATCACCGCAGTTATTCATACCGCATCTGGATGAGTGTCATGTACTTGAAACCACAGAAAACACTGTGTCGCGCGTATCTCACTATGGCAAATTAGTCATACACGACACAGTCACTTTCACCCCAATGCAGCATGTACACTACATGGTTCCACCACAGGGTGAAGTGCCAGCGTCCAGTTTGCAGATGACGATAGAGTCACCCCATGACGGCATGCTGTTTGTGCGCTTTATTTATGATGACGAAAAAGGCGAAGCGGATAATGCCGCTGACAAAATGTACGATGATTTTCGCAAATCGGCTTACCATGAAGCCGATATCGACACTATCCGCATTATTCGTGAACTGGCGCTCGAGGGACGATTTAATACCCCTTTGATTTAA